The DNA sequence CGGCGTTCCTCCAGGCGGGCGAATCCACGCCGCAAGGCTTCCAGGTCGTCGTGGCTGACTCGATGTCTTCGTTCGCAGAGGCGGGACACCTTCAGGCGGTCGACCCGCTGTTCGGTGACGAGTCGATGTGGGATCCGATACAACCCGTCGGGAAACAGACCCTAAACTACAACGATCAGCTCCAGGGCGGCCCGGCGTATCTTGAGGGTGACCTCGTCCACGTCAACGTGGGCTTGCTTGAGGATCAGGGGATCGACCAGTCCGTCATCGACAGCATCGTCAACGGCGAGTGGTCCTGGGACGACCTCGAGACGTGCATGCAAGCGTTCGAGGGTACTGACGCGTACGCGTGGGCGTACCGCGGTGCGTCGCGGACCTACACGACGCGCGACTTTAGCAAGCACTATTACCAGGCAGGTGGCGAGTTTGTCAACGACGACGGCACCGTCACTGTCAACGACGAAGCCGGCTACTACACCCTTAACAAGATGGTCGGATGGCTCGACAACGGCTGGGTCCCGGAATCGGTCGTCAACTTTGGCCAAGGCGACCTGGCCGACGGCTTTGTTTCGGGTCAGTTCGCCATGGTTCCGGTGTACGGCGACCTCACTGGTCAGGCACAGAGCGAGCTCGGCGACGATTACACGCCGACGCTCACCCCCCAGGGTGGCTCCGATGCGCCCAACCCGACCCGTGCGGGGCTCGCCTCGCCGAACGTCATGGGTATCAACGCGAACGCGCCGGACGCGGCCAAACTAGCCGCGATGGTGTACCTGGACGCCCGCATCTCTCAGAT is a window from the Halococcus salifodinae DSM 8989 genome containing:
- a CDS encoding extracellular solute-binding protein, whose protein sequence is MPHDGRPDRRDILRATISAGALGLAGCSGSGGGGNGSGGNGGGGNGSGGNGGGGSSGFMEQAQSIAFADNWQDRRLTDLDEWPLEKRQAIPAEGERADSSAWAESEAVQSAPWQPPEGWDDTAAADVDEIQLLNFGSLEFDPGTVAAHGMFEDRTGITINPLEITVDQAIPKETAFLQAGESTPQGFQVVVADSMSSFAEAGHLQAVDPLFGDESMWDPIQPVGKQTLNYNDQLQGGPAYLEGDLVHVNVGLLEDQGIDQSVIDSIVNGEWSWDDLETCMQAFEGTDAYAWAYRGASRTYTTRDFSKHYYQAGGEFVNDDGTVTVNDEAGYYTLNKMVGWLDNGWVPESVVNFGQGDLADGFVSGQFAMVPVYGDLTGQAQSELGDDYTPTLTPQGGSDAPNPTRAGLASPNVMGINANAPDAAKLAAMVYLDARISQMTAWWEFVVEGNQSWHTAVYDEAAETDAALYPEIRGEQASRNKTEIFPQQRSIKQNLSQECQQAISGSKSPKKALNSVQEFIDTVLDQ